A genomic segment from Variovorax paradoxus B4 encodes:
- a CDS encoding AAA family ATPase, which produces MIFPTIDSLSEGLMQAGYFADRRLATAVFLALRLQRPLLLEGEPGVGKTELAKALSKALNRELLRLQCYDGLEQREALYEWNYAAQLLHMRAAEATGAARDVEAEVYQPHYLIRRPLLQALQTPAPGAVLLIDEVDRADEPFEAFLLEYLGEYQVSIPELGTVRAVVPPVTILTSNRTRELNDAVKRRCLYHWLDYPERERELAIVRAQVPQAGEKLSAQVAAFVARLRDAPFVNAFQRAPGIAESVEWARALIALDTVELDPEVVVDTAGILFKQRDDVAALTHELASDLLKPEEPVAP; this is translated from the coding sequence ATGATCTTCCCGACCATCGATTCCCTTTCCGAAGGCTTGATGCAGGCCGGCTACTTTGCCGACCGCCGCCTGGCCACGGCCGTGTTCCTCGCGCTCAGGCTGCAGCGTCCGCTGCTGCTCGAGGGCGAGCCCGGCGTCGGCAAGACCGAACTGGCCAAGGCGCTGTCGAAGGCGCTCAATCGCGAGCTGCTGCGTTTGCAGTGCTACGACGGGCTGGAGCAGCGCGAGGCGCTCTACGAATGGAACTACGCCGCGCAGCTGCTGCACATGCGCGCGGCCGAGGCCACCGGCGCGGCGCGCGACGTCGAAGCCGAGGTCTATCAGCCGCACTACCTGATCCGCCGTCCGCTGCTGCAGGCCCTGCAGACGCCCGCGCCCGGCGCCGTGCTGCTGATCGACGAAGTGGACCGCGCCGACGAGCCCTTCGAGGCCTTCCTGCTCGAATACCTGGGCGAATACCAGGTCAGCATTCCCGAGCTCGGCACCGTGCGTGCCGTGGTGCCGCCGGTCACCATCCTCACGAGCAACCGCACGCGCGAGCTCAACGATGCGGTCAAGCGGCGCTGCCTGTACCACTGGCTCGACTATCCCGAACGCGAGCGCGAGCTTGCCATCGTGCGGGCCCAGGTGCCGCAGGCCGGCGAGAAGCTGTCGGCCCAGGTGGCCGCCTTTGTCGCGCGGCTGCGCGATGCGCCTTTCGTCAACGCCTTCCAGCGCGCGCCCGGCATCGCCGAAAGCGTCGAGTGGGCGAGGGCGCTGATCGCGCTCGACACGGTCGAGCTCGACCCCGAAGTGGTGGTCGACACCGCCGGCATCCTGTTCAAGCAACGCGACGACGTGGCGGCGCTCACGCACGAGCTGGCATCGGATCTGCTGAAACCCGAGGAGCCGGTCGCGCCCTGA
- a CDS encoding vWA domain-containing protein, with product MTGIQQLGDVRSGKLAGNITAFGRALRRAGVRTDAMRIALAAEAAALVGVESRLDLSAAMEAVMVSREQDRMVFRELFDAWFRDPELANKLLAQMLPSAEGKAEPSKRRPRVREALTAPRDPARPAVVAKPDKEVEFDAAMTSSDRQRLQHADFNALGASEYQLVERLARDVSLPIPSVPSRRLRAANDAGRQHARMHWPGVLHEAARTGGELLRLPRLARRERPLPLLVLVDVSGSMERYARLLLAFLHASTRRAGRRDVFAFGTRLTDLTPAFRLADTDAMLAAAGLAIDDFAGGTRLGSSLAELRRFHARRLTGRRTLVLVISDGLDTGEPALLENELLWLKRHSRRLLWLNPLLRFEGYAPLARGASVLHRHADAMLAVHNLSALEQLAASLAALMRSGR from the coding sequence ATGACCGGCATCCAGCAACTCGGCGACGTACGCAGCGGCAAGCTGGCCGGCAACATCACGGCCTTCGGCCGCGCCCTGCGCCGCGCCGGCGTTCGCACCGATGCCATGCGCATTGCGCTGGCCGCCGAAGCGGCTGCGCTGGTGGGGGTGGAAAGCAGGCTCGACCTGAGCGCCGCCATGGAGGCCGTCATGGTGAGCCGCGAGCAGGACCGCATGGTGTTCCGCGAACTCTTCGACGCCTGGTTCCGCGACCCTGAACTTGCCAACAAGCTGCTCGCGCAGATGCTGCCGAGCGCCGAAGGCAAGGCCGAGCCCTCGAAGCGGCGCCCGCGCGTGCGCGAAGCCCTCACGGCGCCGCGCGATCCCGCCAGGCCGGCCGTGGTCGCCAAGCCCGACAAGGAGGTCGAGTTCGATGCCGCCATGACATCGAGCGACCGGCAGCGCCTGCAGCATGCCGACTTCAATGCGCTCGGCGCGTCCGAGTACCAACTGGTGGAGCGGCTTGCGCGCGACGTCAGCCTGCCCATTCCTTCGGTGCCGTCGCGCCGGCTGCGCGCGGCCAACGATGCCGGCCGGCAGCATGCGCGCATGCATTGGCCCGGCGTGCTGCACGAGGCTGCGCGCACCGGCGGCGAATTGCTGCGCCTGCCGCGGCTGGCCCGGCGCGAGCGGCCTTTGCCGCTGCTGGTGCTGGTCGACGTGTCGGGCTCGATGGAACGCTATGCGCGGCTGCTGCTGGCTTTCCTGCACGCCTCCACGCGGCGGGCCGGGCGGCGCGACGTGTTCGCCTTCGGCACCCGCCTGACCGACCTCACGCCGGCCTTCCGACTGGCCGACACCGATGCCATGCTGGCGGCCGCCGGCCTCGCCATCGACGATTTCGCGGGCGGCACGCGGCTCGGAAGTTCGCTCGCCGAACTCCGGCGCTTCCATGCCCGCCGCCTGACCGGCCGCCGCACGCTGGTGCTGGTGATCAGCGACGGGCTCGACACCGGCGAGCCGGCGCTGCTGGAAAACGAGTTGCTCTGGCTCAAGCGCCACTCGCGCCGCCTGCTGTGGCTCAATCCGCTGCTGCGCTTCGAGGGCTACGCCCCTTTGGCGCGTGGGGCCAGTGTGCTGCACCGGCATGCGGATGCGATGCTGGCGGTCCACAATCTCAGTGCCCTCGAACAGCTGGCCGCCAGCCTTGCCGCCCTCATGCGGTCCGGCCGCTAG
- a CDS encoding FAD binding domain-containing protein: MYAFTLERPATVADAVKLVAAGAKPLAGGQTLLASMKLRLSAPEQLVDLGDIKELTGIKKDGNTITIGAMSRHLDVANNADVKAAFPALADLASRIGDRQVRAMGTIGGSVANNDPAACYPSAVLGSGATVITSKREIAADDFFLGLFTTALEEDELITAIRFPIPKRAVYEKLRQKASNFPLVGVFLTQSDSGVRVAVTGAGNGVFRHAGLEDALNKSFTAAAAAAVKIDASDLNSDLHASAAYRANLISVLTQRAVTRALG; this comes from the coding sequence ATGTACGCCTTCACACTCGAACGACCGGCCACCGTGGCCGATGCCGTCAAGCTCGTTGCCGCCGGCGCCAAGCCGCTGGCCGGCGGCCAGACGCTGCTCGCCTCCATGAAGCTCAGGCTCTCGGCGCCCGAGCAGCTCGTGGACCTGGGCGACATCAAGGAGCTCACCGGCATCAAGAAAGATGGCAACACGATCACCATCGGCGCGATGTCGCGCCACCTCGACGTGGCCAACAACGCCGACGTGAAAGCCGCCTTCCCGGCGCTGGCCGACCTGGCCTCGCGCATCGGCGACCGGCAGGTGCGCGCGATGGGCACCATCGGCGGCTCGGTGGCCAACAACGACCCTGCCGCCTGCTATCCCAGCGCGGTGCTGGGTTCCGGTGCCACGGTCATCACCTCGAAGCGCGAGATCGCTGCGGACGATTTCTTCCTCGGGCTGTTCACCACGGCGCTGGAAGAAGACGAGCTGATCACCGCGATCCGCTTTCCGATCCCGAAGCGCGCCGTGTACGAGAAGCTGCGCCAGAAGGCATCGAACTTCCCGCTCGTCGGCGTGTTCCTCACGCAGTCCGACAGCGGCGTGCGGGTGGCCGTGACCGGCGCGGGCAACGGGGTGTTCCGCCACGCGGGGCTCGAAGATGCGCTCAACAAGAGCTTCACCGCGGCAGCTGCCGCGGCCGTGAAGATCGATGCGAGCGACCTCAACAGCGACCTGCACGCATCGGCGGCCTATCGCGCCAACCTGATCAGCGTGCTCACGCAGCGCGCCGTCACCAGGGCGCTGGGCTGA
- a CDS encoding xanthine dehydrogenase family protein molybdopterin-binding subunit yields the protein MGASDFSNLPHIGEALRRKEDYRFLTGAGNYTDDITLANQSHAVFVRSPHAHAVIKSVDTAEALKMPGVVGIFSGKDIEGKMGGLPCGWLINNPDGTPMKEPMHPILAINKVRYVGDHVAMVVAETVEQAKNAAEAVVVDYDVLPALVSVADAAKKASGVTLHDEAPDNQCYKWTLGDKAAVDAVFTTAAHVTKLDLVNNRLIPNPIEPRVAIGSYSRGTDDYTLYVSNQNPHVERLLMTAFVLGLPEHKVRVIAPDVGGGFGSKIFLYAEDVCLTWAAKQLNRNIKWTAERSECFLSDAHGRDHVSHAEMALDKDGKFLAMRVHTDANLGAYLSTFSTAVPTILYATLLAGQYTTPQIYVEVDAWFTNTAPVDAYRGAGRPEATYLLERLVSRCAWEMNLGQDEIRKRNFITTFPYQTPVALQYDTGDFHACMDKARVLADVGGYAKRKSASEAAGKLRGIGYSSYIEACGIAPSNIAGALGARAGLFECGEIRVHPTGSVTVFTGSHSHGQGHETTFAQVVAARLGIPVDNVDVVHGDTGRVPFGMGTYGSRSISVGGAAIMKALDKIETKAKKIAAHLMEASDADIEFANGEFTVKGTDKKIPFGQVALTAYVPHNYPLDKLEPGLNETAFYDPTNFTFPGGTYICEVEVDKQTGEVRVDRFTAVDDFGTIINPMIVEGQVHGGLVQGIGQALLENCVYDNETGQLLTGSFMDYAMPRAGDFPQFNLDTVCTPCTHNPLGTKGCGEAGAIGSPPAVINAVLDALAPLGVKDFDMPASASRVWEAMQAAASH from the coding sequence ATGGGTGCTTCCGACTTCTCGAACCTGCCCCACATCGGCGAAGCGCTGCGGCGCAAGGAAGACTATCGCTTCCTGACCGGCGCGGGCAACTACACCGACGACATCACGCTGGCCAACCAGAGCCATGCGGTCTTCGTGCGCTCGCCGCACGCCCACGCGGTCATCAAGTCGGTCGACACCGCCGAAGCGCTCAAGATGCCCGGCGTGGTCGGCATCTTCAGCGGCAAGGACATCGAGGGCAAGATGGGAGGGCTGCCCTGCGGCTGGCTCATCAACAACCCCGACGGCACGCCCATGAAGGAGCCGATGCACCCGATCCTCGCGATCAACAAGGTGCGCTACGTGGGCGACCATGTGGCCATGGTGGTGGCCGAGACGGTCGAGCAGGCCAAGAATGCCGCCGAAGCCGTGGTGGTCGACTACGACGTGCTGCCCGCGCTCGTGAGCGTGGCCGACGCGGCGAAGAAGGCGAGCGGCGTCACGCTGCACGACGAGGCGCCCGACAACCAGTGCTACAAGTGGACGCTGGGCGACAAGGCGGCGGTCGATGCGGTGTTCACCACGGCCGCGCACGTCACCAAGCTCGACCTCGTCAACAACCGGCTGATCCCCAACCCCATCGAGCCGCGCGTGGCCATCGGCAGCTACAGCCGCGGCACCGACGACTACACGCTCTATGTGTCCAACCAGAACCCGCATGTCGAGCGCCTGCTGATGACGGCCTTCGTGCTGGGCCTGCCCGAGCACAAGGTGCGCGTGATCGCGCCCGACGTGGGCGGCGGCTTCGGCTCCAAGATCTTCCTGTACGCCGAAGACGTGTGCCTGACCTGGGCCGCCAAGCAGCTCAACCGCAACATCAAGTGGACGGCCGAACGCTCGGAGTGCTTCCTGTCCGATGCGCACGGCCGCGACCATGTGAGCCACGCCGAGATGGCGTTGGACAAGGATGGCAAGTTCCTCGCGATGCGGGTGCACACCGACGCCAACCTCGGCGCCTACCTGTCGACCTTCTCGACCGCAGTGCCGACCATCCTCTACGCCACGCTGCTCGCGGGCCAGTACACCACGCCGCAGATCTACGTCGAGGTCGATGCCTGGTTCACCAACACCGCGCCGGTCGATGCGTATCGCGGCGCGGGCCGGCCCGAGGCCACCTACCTGCTCGAGCGCCTGGTGTCGCGCTGCGCCTGGGAAATGAATCTGGGCCAGGACGAGATCCGAAAGCGCAACTTCATCACCACCTTCCCCTACCAGACGCCGGTGGCGCTGCAGTACGACACGGGCGACTTCCACGCCTGCATGGACAAGGCCCGCGTGCTGGCCGATGTCGGAGGCTATGCGAAGCGCAAGTCGGCCAGCGAGGCCGCGGGCAAGCTGCGCGGCATCGGCTACTCGAGCTACATCGAGGCCTGCGGCATCGCGCCGTCGAACATCGCCGGGGCGCTGGGTGCGCGGGCCGGCCTGTTCGAATGCGGCGAGATCCGCGTGCATCCCACCGGCAGCGTGACCGTGTTCACCGGCTCGCACAGCCACGGCCAGGGGCATGAAACCACCTTTGCGCAAGTGGTTGCGGCGCGCCTGGGCATTCCGGTGGACAACGTCGACGTGGTCCATGGCGACACCGGCCGCGTGCCCTTCGGCATGGGCACCTACGGCTCGCGCTCCATCTCGGTGGGCGGCGCCGCCATCATGAAGGCGCTCGACAAGATCGAGACCAAGGCCAAGAAGATCGCCGCGCACCTGATGGAGGCGAGCGATGCCGACATCGAGTTTGCGAACGGCGAGTTCACGGTGAAGGGAACCGACAAGAAGATCCCGTTCGGCCAGGTGGCGCTCACGGCCTATGTGCCGCACAACTACCCGCTCGACAAGCTCGAGCCCGGCCTGAACGAAACCGCGTTCTACGACCCGACCAACTTCACCTTCCCGGGCGGCACCTACATCTGCGAGGTCGAAGTCGACAAGCAGACCGGCGAGGTGCGGGTGGACCGCTTCACCGCGGTGGACGACTTCGGCACCATCATCAACCCGATGATCGTCGAGGGCCAGGTGCACGGCGGGCTGGTGCAGGGCATCGGCCAGGCACTGCTCGAGAACTGCGTCTACGACAACGAAACCGGCCAGCTGCTCACCGGCAGCTTCATGGACTACGCCATGCCCAGGGCGGGCGATTTTCCGCAGTTCAATCTCGACACCGTGTGCACCCCGTGCACGCACAACCCGCTGGGCACCAAGGGCTGCGGCGAAGCGGGGGCCATCGGCTCGCCGCCAGCCGTGATCAACGCCGTGCTCGACGCGCTGGCGCCGCTGGGCGTCAAGGACTTCGACATGCCCGCATCGGCCAGCCGCGTCTGGGAAGCGATGCAGGCTGCCGCCTCCCACTAG